In a genomic window of Gossypium arboreum isolate Shixiya-1 chromosome 9, ASM2569848v2, whole genome shotgun sequence:
- the LOC108457071 gene encoding protein NRT1/ PTR FAMILY 5.6: MEQTKGNEMRNINVTDDHDDDEKWVYDSSVDHKGRLPLRASTGAWKASLFIIAIEFSERLSYFGIATSLIIYLTKVIHQDLKTAARSVNYWAGVTTLMPLFGGFIADAYLGRFFTVLCSTIVYLLGLILLTMSWFVPSLRACEGDVCAEPRKAHEVAFFLAIYLISIGTGGHKPSLESFGADQFDDDHPQERKNKMSFFNWWNSGLCSGLLLGVTVIVYVQDHVNWGIADIILTVVMASSLLIFIIGRPYYRYRMPSGSPLTPMLQVLVAAISKRKLPHPSNPADLYEVPNSQKAQGRLLCHTKKLKFLDRAAIVEEKENSFEKQDPWRLATVTKVEEMKLVLNMIPIWLATLPFGICVAQAATFFIKQGVIMNRNIGGFLIPPASIYSLAAIGMITSVIIYEKILVPILRKATGNERGIKILQRIGIGMLFSIATMIVAALVEKKRLGAVKKDPVNGSLSMSVFWLAPQFLIIGAGDGFALVGLQEYFYDQVPDSMRSLGIAFYLSVIGAANFLSSLLITLVDHITEKGGKSWFGKDLNSSRLDNFYWLLAIMTMANLLLFVFVAKRYSYKNVQSLAVANYNEDDHDAAGSMA, encoded by the exons ATGGAGCAGACAAAaggaaatgaaatgagaaatattAATGTTACTGATGATCATGACGATGACGAGAAATGGGTTTATGATTCTTCTGTTGATCATAAAGGAAGACTTCCCCTTCGAGCTTCCACTGGTGCTTGGAAAGCTTCTCTCTTTATCATCG CAATCGAGTTCAGTGAAAGGCTGAGTTACTTTGGGATAGCAACGAGTTTAATCATTTACCTCACCAAGGTGATTCACCAAGACCTCAAAACTGCTGCGAGGAGTGTCAACTACTGGGCTGGGGTCACCACCTTGATGCCATTGTTTGGAGGTTTCATTGCTGATGCTTACTTGGGCCGCTTTTTTACTGTTCTTTGTTCAACCATTGTCTACCTTTTG GGATTGATTCTGTTGACAATGTCCTGGTTTGTACCAAGCTTAAGAGCATGCGAAGGTGATGTGTGTGCTGAGCCAAGGAAGGCTCATGAAGTGGCCTTTTTCCTTGCCATATACTTGATCTCCATTGGAACGGGAGGCCATAAACCTTCATTGGAGAGCTTTGGAGCTGACCAGTTCGACGATGATCACCCACAGGAGAGAAAGAACAAGATGTCTTTCTTCAACTGGTGGAACTCTGGTCTTTGCTCTGGACTCTTATTGGGCGTCACTGTAATTGTATACGTTCAAGACCATGTCAATTGGGGCATTGCGGATATTATTCTCACTGTAGTAATGGCTTCGTCGCTGTTAATCTTCATCATTGGAAGGCCGTATTATCGTTACAGGATGCCATCGGGAAGCCCCTTAACTCCAATGTTACAGGTTTTAGTAGCTGCCATTTCTAAAAGAAAATTGCCCCACCCCTCCAATCCTGCAGATTTGTATGAAGTTCCCAACTCCCAAAAGGCTCAGGGGAGGCTTCTGTGTCACACCAAGAAACTTAA GTTCCTTGACAGAGCAGCCATTGTTGAGGAGAAGGAGAATTCATTTGAGAAACAGGATCCATGGAGACTTGCAACAGTGACCAAGGTTGAGGAGATGAAACTTGTTCTCAACATGATTCCCATATGGCTAGCAACATTACCCTTTGGAATCTGCGTAGCCCAAGCTGCCACATTCTTCATCAAACAAGGTGTCATTATGAACCGTAACATTGGCGGTTTTCTCATCCCACCAGCCTCCATTTACTCTCTAGCCGCCATTGGAATGATAACGTCGGTAATCATATATGAAAAGATCCTCGTACCAATACTAAGGAAAGCAACTGGAAACGAACGAGGCATCAAAATTCTCCAGAGGATTGGCATTGGGATGCTTTTCTCAATCGCTACAATGATAGTTGCAGCCCTTGTGGAAAAAAAGAGATTAGGTGCAGTCAAAAAGGACCCAGTGAATGGCTCCCTCTCAATGAGTGTATTCTGGTTAGCACCCCAGTTCCTCATCATCGGTGCAGGAGATGGATTCGCCCTGGTGGGCTTGCAAGAGTATTTTTATGACCAAGTACCTGATTCCATGAGAAGCTTAGGCATTGCATTTTACCTCAGCGTGATTGGAGCTGCAAACTTCCTTAGCAGCCTGCTCATAACGCTCGTCGATCACATCACTGAGAAGGGAGGGAAGAGTTGGTTCGGCAAAGACTTGAACAGCAGCCGCTTAGACAATTTTTACTGGCTATTGGCAATCATGACCATGGCGAACTTGCTCCTCTTTGTTTTCGTGGCAAAGCGTTACTCTTACAAAAATGTCCAGAGCTTGGCTGTTGCTAATTACAATGAAGATGACCATGATGCGGCTGGATCCATGGCTTAA
- the LOC108457072 gene encoding aldehyde oxidase GLOX-like, whose amino-acid sequence MAKYASSPRWLLQSLIFTILSTVRAQLPGTWELLVPNAGVASMHTAVTRFNTVVLLDRTNIGPSRKMLPKGQCRIDSNDVVLKKDCFAHSVVLDLQTNQIRPLMILTDTWCSSGQFLPDGTLVQTGGDLDGFKKIRKFEPCEPGEFCDWVELKDVELANGRWYATNQILPDGRVIIVGGRGTNTVEYYPPRKNKNGAIELKFLADVEDNQMDNLYPYVHLLPNGHLFIFANNKAVMYDHEGNRVIRDYPALSGGPRNYPSAGSSVMLALEGDFSTAVIVICGGAQYGAFIERSTDTPAHGSCGRIVATDPKPGWEMEDMPYGRIMGDMVMLPTGDTLIINGAQAGTQGFEMASNPCLYPVLYRPDQPVGLRFMTLNPGTVPRMYHSTANLLPDGRVLIAGSNPHYFYKFGAEFPTELRLETFSPEYLSPDRANVRPVIEGIPETVRYGEAFDVFVSVSLPVVGIIEVNFGNAPFATHSFSQGQRLVKLNVTPSVPDSGRYRIKCKAPPNGAVAPPGYYMVFAVNQGVPSVARWVHLVA is encoded by the coding sequence ATGGCGAAATATGCTTCTTCTCCCCGATGGCTTCTTCAAAGCTTAATTTTTACGATTCTATCGACGGTACGCGCTCAGCTCCCGGGCACATGGGAACTTCTAGTCCCAAACGCCGGCGTAGCCTCCATGCATACGGCGGTTACCAGGTTTAACACGGTTGTTCTTCTGGACCGGACCAACATCGGACCTTCCCGTAAAATGCTTCCGAAAGGCCAGTGCCGTATCGACTCGAACGACGTCGTACTTAAAAAGGATTGCTTCGCTCATTCCGTCGTTTTGGATCTGCAAACCAACCAAATCCGGCCGTTGATGATACTCACCGACACTTGGTGTTCATCGGGACAGTTCCTCCCCGACGGAACACTTGTACAAACTGGAGGAGACTTGGACGGGTTTAAAAAGATCCGGAAATTCGAACCGTGTGAACCCGGAGAGTTTTGCGACTGGGTGGAGCTGAAAGACGTGGAGTTAGCTAATGGCCGATGGTATGCAACGAACCAAATATTACCGGACGGAAGGGTAATTATCGTCGGAGGGAGAGGAACGAACACCGTCGAGTACTATCCGCCGAGGAAAAACAAGAACGGCGCAATTGAACTGAAATTCTTAGCTGACGTGGAAGATAACCAAATGGACAACTTATACCCTTACGTCCACCTCCTTCCCAACGGTCACCTTTTTATCTTTGCCAATAATAAAGCGGTGATGTACGATCACGAGGGCAATAGAGTAATTCGAGATTACCCAGCATTATCCGGGGGCCCACGGAATTATCCCTCAGCTGGATCGTCGGTGATGTTAGCCCTTGAAGGGGATTTTTCAACGGCTGTGATTGTCATCTGTGGTGGAGCTCAATACGGAGCTTTCATCGAGAGGAGTACTGACACTCCGGCGCATGGTAGTTGTGGGCGCATTGTAGCCACTGATCCAAAACCGGGTTGGGAGATGGAGGATATGCCATACGGACGGATCATGGGAGATATGGTGATGCTTCCCACAGGTGATACTTTGATCATCAACGGAGCTCAAGCCGGGACCCAAGGGTTCGAGATGGCTTCCAACCCGTGTTTATACCCGGTTCTATACCGACCGGATCAACCAGTTGGTTTACGGTTCATGACTTTAAACCCGGGAACAGTTCCCCGAATGTACCATTCAACCGCCAACTTGTTACCCGATGGGCGAGTTTTAATTGCAGGTAGTAACCCACATTATTTTTACAAATTCGGTGCAGAATTTCCGACGGAATTAAGGCTGGAAACATTTTCACCTGAGTATTTATCCCCGGATCGAGCCAATGTTCGACCGGTAATCGAGGGAATTCCCGAGACGGTACGTTATGGCGAGGCGTTCGATGTATTTGTGTCAGTTTCACTACCGGTCGTGGGAATCATCGAGGTCAATTTCGGGAACGCACCTTTTGCTACACATTCGTTTTCACAAGGTCAGAGATTAGTTAAACTTAATGTTACGCCGTCAGTTCCAGATAGTGGCCGATACAGGATTAAATGTAAAGCACCACCAAATGGAGCGGTTGCTCCGCCAGGTTATTATATGGTTTTTGCTGTTAACCAAGGGGTTCCAAGTGTCGCTCGTTGGGTTCATTTAGTTGCTTAA